From a region of the Panicum virgatum strain AP13 chromosome 2K, P.virgatum_v5, whole genome shotgun sequence genome:
- the LOC120669549 gene encoding protein MAIN-LIKE 2-like, giving the protein MAPTLQDVAMLLGLPITGDAVGPRVVPSTWLEDFEERFAGVATTIDPEDFNEHSQSKGPSKSWLLQFQPDLLAAHADDYSVTRSLEAYLLWLFEYILFNNSHGHCVDRVLLPYAQEIANVDEDAIPLYSWGSAALACTYHGLCKASRQNDRNAVLTGCPILLQLWSYKRIAIGRPMIDQSPYVR; this is encoded by the exons atggcaccgaccctgcaggacgttgcgatgctgcttggtcttcctatcaccggagacgctgtcgggccccgcgtggtaccttctacgtggctggaggattttgaggaacgttttgcaggtgttgccaccacgattgatcctgaagatttcaatgagcacTCACAGTCAAAAGGCCCTTCcaagtcatggctcctacagtttcag CCGGATCTGTTGGCAGCCCATGCTGATGACTACAGcgtgactagatcactcgaggcATACCTGCTGTGGTTATTTGAGTACATcctgttcaacaactcacacgggcactgtgtggatagggtgcttctgccatacgcacaggagatcgccaATGTAGATGAGGATGCcatacccttatatagttggggttcagcggctcttgcatgcacatatcatggactctgcaaggcatcacgacagaatgataggaatgctgtcctaacggggtgcccaattctgctacagctttggtcttacAAGAGGATTGCGATCGGTCGTCCCATGATTGACCAGTCACCGTATGTACGGTGA